Sequence from the Bacillota bacterium genome:
GACACGAGGACATCTGATCGAGCATCGGATCACCGTGAAACCGGGTGAAATCCTGCAAGGGGACTATTTCCCCGTGGTCTGGCAAAATGGTCCGGTAAATCCGCCGCCCCGACCGGAGGGGTAACGGGTTTTCAGGGGCGGGAGGAACATCATCCCGCCCCTTGCGCCTGTCTTACACGCTGAGCATCATTGACCACCAAGGCACAAAGTTGTCTTAGCGCGCTGTACGCCCCAGGGGGGTCTCTGGAGTCATCGGATGGGCTACATTGTATGCAGACACAAATGGCGGAGAGTCCGGGATTCGAACCCGGGGTAGAGGCTTTAGATGCCCCTACAACCGCTTAGCAGGCGGCCGCTTTCGACCACTCAGCCAACTCTCCGCACGGTGCTATTATAGCACAAGTGTCGCAAGGAAGCAAGGGGTACTGGTATGCGTCAGCCCTCACCCACTTCTCCAAAGCACTTCACCAGCACTCCAAAATCAAACAGGCTCACTTCCCCATCGCCGTCCAGGTCGGCGTTTGGGTTCCAGTGTGCGTCGCCCGGCATGCTGCCAAACGCCTGCACCAGTGCGCCAAAGTCAAACAGCGTGACCTCATTATCTCCATCGATATCCCCATTCACCAGTTCCACATTCACCACCGCACCGGGTAGCGACACACCGCGCACCACCTGCTGCAGCCAGTGCGCGCCCCGAACGGCGACATCGTACATACCCGCGGGTATATTCGTTTCGTAGACCACCTCAAACTCGCCATGCACGGAGAGCGGCAGTCTTCCCTGCCAGACCGTTACTCCCGTGCGATTGCGTATCTGAACCTGCACCTCCTGGCAGCGGTATTCGCCCGTGTAATCGCCCAGCGTCACCCTGCCAAGTAGCATCGGCTGCGCCACAAGAGAGAAATTATCCACATCCAGAGTGGTCGTCGCGACAGGCCAGTAGAGTCCACACCATGTCCACAAGGTGAGCCGTTGACCCGTCGGCACAACAGTCGTATCCACCCTGCGCCACGCAAAGGAAGGCACGCTGGTGGAAAGCAGCCACACAATGCCGGGGTTGGTGGGGTCGGTGCTTCCGCTCAGGTCGTAACCTATCCGGAACTCCTGTCCGGCGCCCGGGTCGTTCGTGCCAGCGGACAGATAGTCGAACGTCAGACGATAGGGCACGCCGGGCACCACCTCCACCACCTGATACACTCCTCCGCGAAAGGACTGCCCGGCTATCTGCCCGCTGATAATACGCTGTGCGCTGCCCGGCACCCCGCCCACCTGCCAGAAGTGCGCGCTACCTGGCCAAAGCGGGTTGACCGTGCCCGCGTCCCAGGTGTTCCACCCGTTGGCAACGGTCTCCCCGGAGATGTTTGTAAAGCCCAGTTCGAAGTCCCCGTTCAGCACGGGGTTGCGCAGCGAGCGCGGTTTGTTCGCAATCACATCCGCCAGCCACTGCGCAATCGGCTCGACGTCAAACGACCACCAGCCGCTGGGGTCACCGATTTGAAATAGAGTCACTCCCAGCACATAGGGGTCTTTCTTCAGCTCGCTGTCATACCACAGCAACCACTTCTGGAACTTCGCCGCGTCGCCCCGGGCACGCCAGCCGTCTTGATTGGGGTTGCCTGCGCGGTCAATGCCACCCTCGGTCAGAATCATCGGCAGGTTCGCCAGGTCGGGATGCCGCTCCCGCAGATACTCGTAGAAGATGCGATACCGCAGGCTAAACCAGTATTCAACGGTAGGGTCTGTCGTGTAGTCGATGGAGTACGAATGGTAGCTCCACGCCCCGTTGAACCGCTTCGCCGCGCGCAGCGCGGGCAGAAACGCCTCGAGCTTGGCGCGGATTTCACTGATGTTGCCGCCCGGATTGCCAACAGGGATGCTCCCCACGCACGGGCGAAAACCCGCCTGCGCGATGCGCTCTGCCAGTCGCTCCCAGAACCTGCCGAACCACCGCGCGCCCTCCACACTCTCCCAGCAGGGAGTGTTCTCGCACTCGTTGGGCCCCTCCAGAAAATCGACCAACCGACGGTCCGATGCCGATAGCGCGTCCATGGCGGGGCGCAGCACGCGGTTCCAGAAGTCATCCGCGCTTTGCACAGGGTCATCCTCCAGCCGGTAGCGCAAGCCGGACGTCCGCTCCCATACCCGCACCACCACCAGCCCTTTCGGATGCCGTCGTTTATAATCGCGCATCGCCTCGCGCATTCCCGCCGACGCCTGCGGGTCCAGCACTTTAATCACCGTGGGTTTGGCGGCGATAATACGCTTCGCCCCTTCGGTGTAGCTGCCGATGAGATGAATACTCAGTTTGCTCACGCACTGGTCAGATTGCGCGAACGCCAGCGCGCTCAGCCCCACCAGCAGCACTCCCCACAGCCATCGCCTCATGGTAAGTCCTCCGTTTCAGACGCTTTCGCTAACATTTTAACCCTGCGCAACCGATAACGCAATACCTGATTCCACACCATCACGCCCGAAAGGGTACAATCATACGGACGTTTAGAGAGGAGAAGATATGTCGGAACTGCTGGTGCGTTCGTATCGTGGGCTGGTTATCGCCCGCGTCGAGCCGGGCAGCCTCGCCGAGGAGATGGGTCTGCGACCGGGCGATGCGGTGCTATCGGTGAACGGCAGGCGTGTGATGGACACGCTGGACTACCGCTTCCACGCCACTGAGCCATACGTGGAGCTGACCATCCTGCGCGGTGAGGAAAGGCTTACTCTGGCTGTCGAGAAGGAACCGTACGACCTGCTGGGGGTGGAGTTCGAAAACGACCTTTCGGACAAGATACACACCTGCAACAACAAGTGCGTCTTCTGTTTCATCCATCAGATGCCCAAGGGGATGCGCCGCTCGCTTTACCTGAGGGATGATGACTTTCGGCTCTCGTTTATGTACGGTAACTACGTGACGCTGACCAACGTGAGCGAGGAGGAGTTCCAGCGCATTCTCGAACAGAAGCTGACGCCGATGTACGTTTCCGTACACGCCACCGACCCCGAGTTACGGGCGCGGCTGCTGGGAAAGCGTGAGCCGACGCCCATCCTGCCCATTTTACAACGGCTTCATGACGGCGGCATCGACGTGCACGCCCAAATCGTGCTGTGCCCGGGCTGGAACGATGGCGACGCCCTGCGCCAGACACTGTACGAGCTGGCATTGCTGCATCCCACCATCAGCGGCAGGCGGGCAGGCACGCTGTCGGTGGCGATTGTGCCGGTAGGGCTAACCCGGTTTCGCGACAGGCTCACGCCGCTCACTGCACCCGACCGGGCATATGCCCAAAGGTTTATTTGCGAAGTGCGCGCACTGGAACGGCAATTCCGCCAACGCCTGGGTACGCGCTTCGCCTTCCTGTCCGATGAGTGGTTCTTCCTGGCAGAGCACCCCATTCCCGGTCGGCGGTATTACGAGGACTTCCCGCAGCTGGAGGACGGCGTGGGCACGGTCAGGCTGTTTCTCGACCGCGCGTATGATGTAGCCCGCCGCCTGCCAGAGCAACTGGCTCACCCTGTTCAGATGACTCTGGTCACCGGTGAACTGCCAGCGCAGGTGATTCACCACTTCGCACGCACGCTGCAACGCGTACAGGGAGTGGAACTGAACGTCTGCGTGGTCAAAAACCGCTTCTTTGGGGGGACGGTGAGCGTGGCGGGCTTGCTGACTGCGCAGGACATCGCCGACGCGCTGGGGCAGTTCCCCACCTATCCAACGGTAGTGCTGCCTTCTATCTGCTTGCGGGACAACACACTGTTTCTGGACGACGTAACGGTAGAGCAGTTTGAAGCGCAGATTGGGCGCAGGGTCATCGTGGTGGAACCGCATCCGGCAGCGCTTTGGCGAGCAATCCGCCGTTCTCAAAGCAAATGGTCGGGGTGAGCGGACTTGAACCGCTGACCTCCTGGCCCCCATCCAGGCGCGCTACCAAACTGCGCCACACCCCGACCGTGCGCTACTATTATATCAATGTTGCCTCGCGCCTGTCAAGCCGAGTAGAACCCTCTTGATTTGGTTATGCGCATAATGTAAACTATAGCCAGCCAGGTTGTTGAGGAGGGACGACAGTGCGGCTCTTGCCGGGAACGCATATCGAAATCATACGGGATGATATCCCGCGCGGGCATATCCGCTTCGCGCTGTTCGACTTCGATGGAACGCTTTCCCTCATCCGCGAGGGATGGCAACAGGTCATGGTGCCGATGATGGTGGAGGTGCTTCTGCGCGAAACCAGCACGACCGAGACGCCGGAGGAGCTTACTCGCATCGTGCGCGAGTTCGTCGACCGACTGACGGGCAAGCAGACCATCTACCAGATGATTCAGTTGTGCGAGGAGATTGAAAAGCGCGGCGGCAAACCGCGCGACCCGCTGGAGTACAAATGGGAGTATTTGCATCGCCTGTGGGAGCGCATCAAGCACCGGGTGGAAGGCTTGAAGAACGGCACCATTCCCCCCGACGAGATGCTGGTTCCCGGATCGCGCGACCTTCTGGAGAACCTGAAGCGGCGTGGTGTGCGGATGTATCTCGCCAGCGGCACCGACGAGGTGTACGTGCTGGACGAAGCCGCGGCGTTGAAAATAGACCATTACTTTGAGGGCATCCACGGCGCCATCGATGATTACAAACGCTTCTCCAAGGCGATGGTCATCCAGCACATCATCGAGACACATTCCCTGTCGGGCAAGGAGTTTGCCGGTTTTGGAGACGGCTTCGTCGAGATTGAGAACACGAAGGCGGTGGGCGGTATCGCCGTCGGCGTGGCTTCCGACGAGGTTCGCAAAGAGGGAGTGAACGAGTGGAAGCGCAACCGCCTGATTGGCGCGGGCGCGGACATCATCGTACCCGAGTTCCGCGAGCAGGAGAAACTGGTCGCATACCTGTTTGGGGAGTGGGGCTCGGACTCAAGCTGAAACCTTTATCTCCACCACCGTCTCTCCAAGCGCTAAATGGGCTTCAAAGCACGGTCGCGGTTCGCCCCTCATCGTTCTTACTACACCAGGTACGTTCGCTTCCACTGGCTTGCTAGTCCAAGTCACCGGCAAGGGCAGATAGAGTGAAGCCTCCACCGCTGAACTGCCGCCAAAGTCATACACCACTCGGTTGGACGCAGCGGTCATGGTATAGCAAATGTGGCAACCGGTCACTGTGGTGTCTATCTGCGCGAATGCCCAATCTTCAGGGAAGGCAGGGCGGATGGACACCCTTTGGAAACCGGGCTCCAGCGGGCGGATGCCAAATAGCGTTTCGATGACGGCGATATTGAAACACGCGGAGGTGGTCGAGTAGCCGCTTCGTGGCGGTATGAAGTAGTTTTGCGCCTCGCCAGTGTCGGGGTCATAATGCTCCCACACTTCGTCGTCCTGTGCGATGCGGTGCGCCAGTTGCTGGATGGCGCGATATATCAGAGACGGCTTTTCCAGTTCACGCAGCCCGAGGCAGTAATGCGCAAAAGGTTCCTGCCAGCTGCGCGGAAACCACCAGGCGTTGGTCCACGCCCCGCGATAGGACGGGTAGGCATAGGGCGCGGGAAACCGATGGGCGAGGTGTGGTAGCAGGAAGTCTACGCTCGGTTGCATCTGCTCTGCCGACAGCACGCGGTAAGCCAGCGGTGCGAACACGTTATCCGTCATCAGGCACAGGTCTTCCTTGCCCGTGACGCGGTAGCGATACTTCCCCGTGGCGAAGTCGCGCAATGCGAAATAGAAGCCATCCGCGCTGCGAAACCGCTGTACCTGCTCCC
This genomic interval carries:
- a CDS encoding DUF512 domain-containing protein, which encodes MSELLVRSYRGLVIARVEPGSLAEEMGLRPGDAVLSVNGRRVMDTLDYRFHATEPYVELTILRGEERLTLAVEKEPYDLLGVEFENDLSDKIHTCNNKCVFCFIHQMPKGMRRSLYLRDDDFRLSFMYGNYVTLTNVSEEEFQRILEQKLTPMYVSVHATDPELRARLLGKREPTPILPILQRLHDGGIDVHAQIVLCPGWNDGDALRQTLYELALLHPTISGRRAGTLSVAIVPVGLTRFRDRLTPLTAPDRAYAQRFICEVRALERQFRQRLGTRFAFLSDEWFFLAEHPIPGRRYYEDFPQLEDGVGTVRLFLDRAYDVARRLPEQLAHPVQMTLVTGELPAQVIHHFARTLQRVQGVELNVCVVKNRFFGGTVSVAGLLTAQDIADALGQFPTYPTVVLPSICLRDNTLFLDDVTVEQFEAQIGRRVIVVEPHPAALWRAIRRSQSKWSG
- a CDS encoding HAD family hydrolase; the encoded protein is MEIIRDDIPRGHIRFALFDFDGTLSLIREGWQQVMVPMMVEVLLRETSTTETPEELTRIVREFVDRLTGKQTIYQMIQLCEEIEKRGGKPRDPLEYKWEYLHRLWERIKHRVEGLKNGTIPPDEMLVPGSRDLLENLKRRGVRMYLASGTDEVYVLDEAAALKIDHYFEGIHGAIDDYKRFSKAMVIQHIIETHSLSGKEFAGFGDGFVEIENTKAVGGIAVGVASDEVRKEGVNEWKRNRLIGAGADIIVPEFREQEKLVAYLFGEWGSDSS
- a CDS encoding dockerin type I repeat-containing protein; the protein is MRRWLWGVLLVGLSALAFAQSDQCVSKLSIHLIGSYTEGAKRIIAAKPTVIKVLDPQASAGMREAMRDYKRRHPKGLVVVRVWERTSGLRYRLEDDPVQSADDFWNRVLRPAMDALSASDRRLVDFLEGPNECENTPCWESVEGARWFGRFWERLAERIAQAGFRPCVGSIPVGNPGGNISEIRAKLEAFLPALRAAKRFNGAWSYHSYSIDYTTDPTVEYWFSLRYRIFYEYLRERHPDLANLPMILTEGGIDRAGNPNQDGWRARGDAAKFQKWLLWYDSELKKDPYVLGVTLFQIGDPSGWWSFDVEPIAQWLADVIANKPRSLRNPVLNGDFELGFTNISGETVANGWNTWDAGTVNPLWPGSAHFWQVGGVPGSAQRIISGQIAGQSFRGGVYQVVEVVPGVPYRLTFDYLSAGTNDPGAGQEFRIGYDLSGSTDPTNPGIVWLLSTSVPSFAWRRVDTTVVPTGQRLTLWTWCGLYWPVATTTLDVDNFSLVAQPMLLGRVTLGDYTGEYRCQEVQVQIRNRTGVTVWQGRLPLSVHGEFEVVYETNIPAGMYDVAVRGAHWLQQVVRGVSLPGAVVNVELVNGDIDGDNEVTLFDFGALVQAFGSMPGDAHWNPNADLDGDGEVSLFDFGVLVKCFGEVGEG